The Halomonas binhaiensis nucleotide sequence TTCGGCAGTGTCTCGTCGAGATACCTGGCAGGTACCTCGACGCCCTTATTGTTTTATTTATTGTTTTACACACCATTAGCAGGACTTCAGCGGTGTAGCCAGCCATCCAGCAGTGGCTGCGTCAGCTCGCCGATATGGCGCTCGACCAGCTTGCCATCGACATCGAACAATAGCGTTGTCGGCAACCCGGGAGATTCGGAAGCGGTGAGCAGGTGCTGGCTAGGGTCGAGCAGGGCGTAGCGAAAATCCAGTTCAGCTGCATCCAGGTACCGCGTCACACTGAGCAGGTCTTCTCCCTGGTTGGCAACGACTACGGTAACGTCATCACGCTTGGCCGTGTTCTCCAGTAGCGGCATTTCCCGACGACAGGGAGGGCACCAGGTTGCCCAAAGGTTGATGATCAAGGGTTTTCCGGTAAGCGAATTCAGCTCCACTGGATTACCATCGATATCCTCCAGCGTAAGTGCCGGCACTTCCCGAGGCATGGGGGCCGACCCCAGAGGCCCCCAGGTGACGAGAGCCAACCATGCCAGTGATGCCACTACGGTCAGACCCAATGCGCCGAGCAGAGAAGCGATGCGGTCACGTAGATACCATAGGCTCCACAGCAGCGCCGCTACCAGCCCCCAGACAGTGCTGTAGCCTGGCAGCCATAGCTTGACGATAGCCAGAGGGGTATCCTGATAGGCACTCCAATGTGTCAGCACGTACCCCAGGCGAGCGCCAACGAGCCAACAGAGCAACAGGCCATTGAACCAACGTCCATGCCGCTTGCGCGGTAACCCAAGAAGAAAGGCGCTGGCGCCCAGCAACATCAGGGTGACCACAATGGCATAGAGGCGTGGAACACTGATCAACAAGGGGCCGATGGCGATTGCATCCATGAAAATCTGACTCCTGAAGGCGGATATCGAAAGTCGTTCTAAAAGGGAAGTCCTTGAAAGCGCGATCCTTGACGGTGCGTTTTTTCAAAGAGAAGCATGAAAGGGCTGGTTGAAACCAGTGATACTAGCCAGACAGCCGCACAGGTAAAGAGAAACGCTTGCGGGTACACTAGCCCATCCTGTCGCTCGATGTCTCGGGCGCCGTCCAACCCCGATCCGACGTGGAAACAGCATGGCGCATCAACCTGCTTTTGACTCCCTGCGTATCTTGGCCATCGCCAGCCAGGCTATCGGTTTCATTCTGATTTTTGTATTGGGCTCGACTCTGGAATCTCCTCGCCCATGGCAAGGTGTGATCCTAGCTATCATGATCAGTGTGGCTCTCGGAGTCGCCATAGTTCGCCGCTATCGTAGCAAGCGCTTGCAGAAAGAGCGCGACGAGCGCCGTGCCAGGTTGCTCGATGACAATGAGTAGTGGGTCGGTGCTATCGGAGCCAGCACACACGTGATGTACCGGTGAAGAGAGTACGGCTTTGCCTCTGCTGGTTGTCCTCTCCATGCCCGCACCCGTCAGCATGGCTGTTTCATGCTATGCCGTGTTGCGGCATGTAGGACAACCCACAACAGTATTTCAATGAGGCACTGACACTTCGTGCTTGACCGATTCCTCGATCATGATGGCTTGTCAGTGAACTTCACCTTGCCAGGTCATTTCTAGCGTTCCTTTTCAGCAGTCTCAATGTCTGCTTCTTTCCTGCTTCCAGGTGTCTTCATGTGACTCTTTCCCTCTTGGTGCCTATCCCAAGATCGGTAAAGCATTTCGATAGCCATGGCTATTGCCCGTAATGTGCGCTTCACCTCCTAAATGTAGCATTTCATATCTTCCTATAAGCCATTTATTTCTATAGATGGTTTCGTTGTGTCTCGCTGTTTTGTGTTGATCTCACTGGCGTGATGGCAGTGTGATTTCTGGAATGGATTATTTTTAAAGATGTATTGGGAAATCATACTTTTGATGTGGGAAATTTCCGGCTTATTCCGGTTGAAGCTTACTGGGAGACTTTTATCGAAGTCCGCGCCGGAGTATCTGCTCAAAGCTGGATAATGACCTGCTTCAGGCTGGCTAATGAAGGGTGGACCTCGTTGATCTTGTATTAAAGGACAGACTCTTCACTGAGAGCAGGGAGCGTTGTCCTGTTACGAAAAATTGCTCGATTCAGGTGAGCCAAGTCTTTCGGTAATTATGCTGAAAGGCTTTTGATATCAATATTTTTCGGCTAGGGCATTGAGTCGCTGAAAGTATTAAAACCTATACCAAGAGGTTTTTCATGGAAACATTGATTAAGCTTATCACCATCGCTAATCAGGACCGCCAGCAGGTTTTCTCGACAAGTGACACTGTAGTTGTACAGCTTGCTGAACCCAGCGTGGTGCTTCTTCAAGAACCAATCAGCGATGCAATGCGTTTTGAACGCATGGACAATGACCTGCTTGTCTATAACGACAGCCGTACCATTCAACTGTCCCAGTTCTTTGCACAGGACTCCGTAGGCAATCTTGGTGAGCTTGTCGCGGGGGAAGCAGGTCAGGGAGCCTCTCGTGTAACCTTCAACAACCTGTCAGAAGCTCCTGCTCCCGGAGAAGCAGTCGAGCTGGTGGCGCAAGTTGCACCAATCTCGCTAGATGGCACCGTTATCGTCCGTGATACTACAGTGGACCTGGAAACCTCCGAACCGCCAGTTCCTTCTGATAGCGGTGATGATACTGCCAACGAACCGACAGTCACGATTATGACTCCCGTGTCTGATGATGACGTCATCAGTGCGGCTGAATATGGCCAGTCGCTATCAATCACCGGTACTTCCACTGGATTGGCAAAGGGAGATATCGTCACCGTCGTTATCGACGGTAACGAGTATCTGGCGGGTGTGCAGGCTGACGGTAGTTGGAGCGTGGTATTGCTGCCCGAAGTCACGCAACAGTTGTCAGCGGGAATCGTGGATATCACGGCCACTGCCGAGACAGCATCCGGTGATATCGTTGAAGACAGTCACAGCATCTTTGTCATCATTGGTAGTGTGCAGGTCACCATTGACCCGATTGGTAGTGATGGCCAGCTCAATACTACAGAAATCACGTCACCGCTGATGGTAACCGGTTCTGCCACCAATGCTCCGAATGGTGGAACGGTCGTCCTGGAGTTGTTGGACCGTGAGTACATCGGTCAGATCGATGAAAACGGCAACTGGAGCGTGGAATTGCCAACGTCCCTTTGGGACCGTCTGGCAGATGGCGAGATCCATGTTACGGCAACAGTGACCAATGTCGAAGGTAACACCGGGCAGGCCGAGACCGACATCGAACTGGATACTGTGATACCCACGGTGACGATCAATGAGGTTGCTGAAGATAATGTGGTCAATGCTGTCGAGCATGGACTGGCGCTCGAAGTCACTGGTTCGACCACGGGTCTTGAAGGCGGTGAAGTCATCACTGTCGAACTCAATGGCGAGAGCTATACCACTGTAGTGAATTCAGCAGGCAACTGGTCTGTGGTGGTACGTGCCAGTGACGTAGAAGCCTTGGCGGATGGCGATAACACGCTGAATGCGTCGGTGACGACGGCTGCAGGCAATACAGGATCGGGCAGCCATACCTTCAATGTGAATACCTTCACGCCGACTCTGACCATCGATACACCGGTGGCGGGTGATGACATCATCAATAGGCTTGAGCTGGGATATCCCCTGGAGATTAGTGGTACCACGACCGGCCAGAATGAAGGTGATGTGGTTACCATCGAGTTCAATGGCCGGATCTTCACTACCAACGTTGAGGCAGACGGAAGCTGGTACACCGGCATCTATAGCTCGGACATTGGTGATCTATCAGATGGCTTGCATGTCATCTCGGCGAGTGTCGAGAACGCTGTCGGGAAC carries:
- a CDS encoding TlpA disulfide reductase family protein — encoded protein: MDAIAIGPLLISVPRLYAIVVTLMLLGASAFLLGLPRKRHGRWFNGLLLCWLVGARLGYVLTHWSAYQDTPLAIVKLWLPGYSTVWGLVAALLWSLWYLRDRIASLLGALGLTVVASLAWLALVTWGPLGSAPMPREVPALTLEDIDGNPVELNSLTGKPLIINLWATWCPPCRREMPLLENTAKRDDVTVVVANQGEDLLSVTRYLDAAELDFRYALLDPSQHLLTASESPGLPTTLLFDVDGKLVERHIGELTQPLLDGWLHR